A stretch of the Oceanicola sp. D3 genome encodes the following:
- the mutL gene encoding DNA mismatch repair endonuclease MutL produces MNAPRPNIGPETSLDLPQIRQLDETVINRIAAGEVVERPASAVKELIENALDAGATRIDVTISHGGKTLIRVTDDGCGIPAADLPLALSRHATSKIDGSDLLEIRSFGFRGEALPSLGAVGRLVITSRCASGDAAQISCTGGTLGEVKPAALTSGTVVELRDLFYATPARLKFLRSDRAETQAISEVVKRLAMAEPFTSFTLRDETSGEPRTTFRADAQSGDLFDALAGRLATVLGRDFAENAIRLDAEREGLHLTGYAALPTYSRGSSVAQFLFVNGRPVKDKLLIGALRGAYADYLSRDRHPAAVLFLDVDPQRVDVNVHPAKSEVRFREPGVARGLIVSGIRHALAEAGHRASTTVAGEVLGAMTPERAAGEPPRVYQMDRPASERAQSYRFPSPVIEPMGFAEAPTGRVEDTPQGVDEPLTHHPLGAARGQVHENYIIAQTETGMVIVDQHAAHERLVYEKLKRQMAENGVAAQALLIPEIVELSAQDAATLLTHAETFTRMGLTLEPFGAGSIAVRETPAILGEINAEALLRDVLDELDDIGESQLVQEKIEAILSRVACHGSIRSGRRMRAEEMNALLREMEATPHSGQCNHGRPTYVELKLHDIERLFGRR; encoded by the coding sequence ATGAACGCGCCCCGCCCCAATATAGGCCCTGAGACGAGCCTCGATCTGCCGCAAATCCGGCAACTCGACGAAACGGTTATCAACCGGATCGCCGCGGGCGAGGTGGTTGAGCGCCCGGCGTCCGCCGTCAAAGAGCTGATTGAGAATGCGCTTGATGCGGGGGCGACCCGGATCGACGTGACGATCTCACACGGCGGCAAGACCCTGATCCGCGTCACAGACGATGGCTGCGGCATTCCCGCCGCTGATCTGCCGCTGGCGCTCTCGCGCCACGCCACCTCCAAGATCGACGGCTCTGATCTGCTGGAAATCCGCTCCTTCGGCTTTCGCGGCGAGGCACTGCCCTCGCTCGGCGCGGTGGGGCGGCTGGTGATCACCTCCCGTTGCGCGTCCGGCGATGCCGCGCAGATTTCCTGCACCGGCGGCACCCTCGGCGAAGTAAAGCCCGCTGCGCTCACATCCGGCACGGTGGTTGAGCTGCGCGATCTGTTTTATGCCACCCCGGCGCGCCTTAAGTTCCTTCGCTCCGACCGGGCGGAAACTCAGGCCATATCAGAGGTGGTGAAACGGCTGGCGATGGCCGAGCCTTTCACCAGCTTCACCCTACGCGACGAAACCTCCGGCGAGCCCCGCACCACCTTTCGCGCCGATGCGCAATCGGGCGATCTCTTTGACGCACTCGCAGGCCGGCTCGCCACCGTGCTGGGGCGCGACTTTGCCGAAAACGCGATCCGCCTGGATGCCGAGCGCGAGGGGCTGCACCTAACGGGCTACGCGGCGCTGCCGACCTATTCGCGCGGCTCCTCGGTGGCGCAATTTCTCTTCGTCAACGGGCGGCCGGTGAAGGACAAGCTGCTGATCGGCGCGCTGCGCGGCGCCTATGCCGACTACCTCAGCCGCGACCGCCACCCGGCGGCAGTGCTGTTTCTTGATGTCGACCCGCAGCGGGTGGATGTGAACGTGCATCCGGCCAAATCGGAAGTGCGCTTTCGCGAACCGGGCGTGGCGCGGGGGCTGATCGTTTCAGGCATTCGCCATGCGCTGGCCGAAGCAGGACACCGCGCCTCAACCACCGTGGCGGGCGAGGTGCTGGGGGCGATGACGCCTGAACGGGCGGCGGGGGAGCCGCCGCGTGTGTATCAGATGGACCGGCCCGCGAGCGAACGCGCGCAGAGCTACCGGTTCCCATCGCCGGTGATTGAGCCGATGGGTTTTGCCGAAGCGCCAACGGGCCGGGTCGAGGACACGCCGCAGGGCGTGGATGAGCCCCTCACCCACCACCCGCTAGGCGCGGCGCGGGGGCAGGTGCACGAAAATTACATCATCGCCCAAACCGAGACCGGCATGGTCATTGTCGATCAGCACGCCGCCCATGAGCGCCTCGTCTACGAAAAGCTGAAACGCCAGATGGCCGAAAACGGCGTGGCCGCGCAGGCGCTGCTGATCCCCGAGATCGTGGAACTTTCGGCGCAGGATGCCGCGACCCTGCTGACCCATGCAGAAACCTTCACCCGCATGGGGCTGACGCTGGAGCCCTTCGGCGCCGGCTCCATCGCCGTGCGCGAAACCCCAGCGATTCTCGGGGAGATCAACGCCGAGGCCCTGCTGCGCGATGTGCTGGACGAGCTGGATGACATTGGCGAAAGCCAGCTGGTGCAGGAAAAGATCGAAGCGATCCTCTCGCGCGTCGCCTGCCACGGCTCCATCCGCTCAGGCCGCCGCATGCGCGCCGAGGAGATGAACGCCCTGCTGCGCGAGATGGAAGCCACCCCCCACTCCGGCCAGTGCAACCACGGGCGGCCCACCTATGTGGAACTGAAGCTGCACGATATCGAGCGGCTCTTCGGGCGGCGATGA
- the dapB gene encoding 4-hydroxy-tetrahydrodipicolinate reductase, with the protein MMDVPGIVVMGASGRMGRMLVQSVQESPVMRLAGALEREGHEWIGRDVGEAMGGAALGVQVTADPLEAMAKAQAVIDFTAPAATVEMAALAAQARAVHVIGTTGLTDADIEKIDLAARHAVIVRAGNMSLGVNLLTVLVKKVAAALDEDFDIEVVEAHHRHKVDAPSGTALMLGEAAAEGRGHGLKEVYEAARDGITGARKRGQIGFSAIRGGDIIGEHDVIFAGPGERLTISHSATDRSLFAKGALKAALWGQGRKPGHYSMLDVLGLSES; encoded by the coding sequence ATGATGGATGTGCCCGGGATCGTGGTGATGGGAGCCTCCGGCCGGATGGGCCGGATGCTGGTGCAGAGCGTGCAGGAGAGCCCGGTGATGCGGCTGGCCGGAGCGCTGGAGCGCGAGGGCCACGAGTGGATTGGCCGCGACGTGGGCGAAGCCATGGGCGGCGCAGCGCTGGGCGTGCAAGTCACGGCAGATCCGTTGGAGGCCATGGCAAAGGCGCAAGCGGTAATCGACTTCACCGCCCCCGCTGCAACGGTGGAGATGGCCGCGCTGGCCGCGCAGGCGCGGGCTGTGCATGTGATCGGCACCACCGGGCTTACGGATGCCGACATCGAGAAAATCGACCTCGCCGCGCGCCACGCGGTGATCGTGCGGGCAGGCAATATGTCTCTCGGGGTCAACCTGCTGACAGTTCTGGTGAAGAAAGTGGCCGCTGCGCTCGACGAAGACTTCGACATCGAGGTGGTCGAGGCGCATCACCGGCACAAGGTGGACGCGCCCTCTGGCACTGCGCTGATGCTGGGCGAGGCGGCTGCCGAGGGGCGCGGTCATGGGCTGAAAGAGGTGTATGAGGCCGCGCGCGACGGGATCACCGGGGCGCGCAAGCGCGGGCAGATCGGCTTTTCGGCCATCCGCGGCGGCGACATCATCGGCGAGCATGACGTGATCTTCGCCGGGCCGGGCGAGCGGCTGACGATCTCGCACAGCGCGACCGACCGGAGCCTCTTTGCCAAGGGCGCGCTGAAGGCGGCGCTCTGGGGGCAGGGCCGCAAGCCCGGACATTACTCGATGCTAGATGTTCTGGGGCTAAGCGAAAGCTAG
- a CDS encoding heparinase II/III family protein: MMAGTLAKHPSAKWTRMANRLQARLATWARPPTAFTSQPEPRTIGSFAKGRQLVAGTYLFAGYLVEAQGDDRPIWDMPAPAPDFTEALMGFSWLDDLAAVGDLRARKKAQAWTWLWIERFGQGQGAGWTPDLTGRRLIRWINHAIFLLNGRNSEQSQAYFKALAGQARFLSRRWRSAAPGLPRFEALTGLIYAGLSLKGMEARVGPALRALSKECDRQVDAEGGIPTRNPEELMEVLTLLTWATHALVEADHPIPRPLTGAIARITPTLRALRHADGGLARFHGGGRGLEGRLDAALVASGVRDGPGEGLSMGYARLAAGRTTVIVDAARPPQGPASARAHASTLGFELTSGRRPVIVGCGSGASFGESWRRAGRATASHSTLAVERYSSSRLATASGQRGEFLEDVPRQVKVERTADDTGIHLLAGHDGYSSTHGLTHMRRLNLDPAGRLLSGTDTLRAFTEDARRAFDAAMTRMQLQGVAFTAHFHLHPDVDATIDMGGMAVSMALKSGEIWVFRYTGSAELSLEPSVYLEQGRIKPRAARQIVLSAKVMDYGHEIGWTLAKAQDTPLAIRDTLRAPYDDDAEDEDAGQG; encoded by the coding sequence ATGATGGCAGGCACCCTCGCAAAGCATCCCTCCGCGAAGTGGACGCGCATGGCCAACCGGCTGCAAGCGCGGCTGGCCACTTGGGCGCGTCCGCCCACGGCCTTCACCAGCCAGCCCGAACCGCGCACCATCGGCAGCTTTGCCAAGGGGCGGCAGCTTGTGGCGGGCACCTATCTCTTCGCCGGCTACCTCGTGGAAGCGCAGGGCGATGACCGCCCGATCTGGGACATGCCTGCGCCAGCGCCCGACTTCACCGAGGCGCTGATGGGTTTTTCATGGCTCGATGATCTAGCCGCCGTTGGCGATCTGCGCGCACGCAAGAAGGCGCAGGCTTGGACATGGCTGTGGATCGAGCGCTTCGGGCAGGGTCAGGGCGCGGGCTGGACGCCCGATCTCACAGGGCGGCGGCTGATCCGCTGGATCAACCACGCGATCTTTCTGCTCAACGGGCGAAACTCCGAGCAGAGCCAAGCCTATTTCAAGGCGCTGGCCGGGCAGGCGCGCTTCCTGTCACGCCGCTGGCGGTCTGCCGCGCCGGGGCTGCCGCGTTTCGAGGCGCTGACCGGGCTGATCTATGCCGGTCTGTCGCTGAAGGGCATGGAGGCCCGGGTTGGCCCGGCCCTTCGGGCGCTGTCGAAGGAATGCGACCGGCAGGTCGATGCCGAAGGCGGCATTCCCACCCGCAACCCCGAAGAGCTGATGGAGGTGCTGACGCTGCTCACATGGGCCACCCATGCGCTGGTCGAGGCAGATCACCCCATTCCCCGCCCCCTCACCGGTGCCATCGCCCGGATCACCCCCACCCTGCGCGCCCTGCGCCATGCCGATGGCGGTCTTGCGCGCTTTCATGGCGGCGGGCGTGGGCTGGAGGGGCGGCTGGATGCTGCGCTGGTGGCGTCTGGCGTGCGCGACGGGCCGGGTGAAGGGCTGTCGATGGGCTATGCGCGCCTCGCCGCCGGGCGCACCACCGTCATTGTCGATGCAGCCCGCCCCCCGCAGGGCCCCGCCTCGGCCCGCGCCCATGCCTCAACGCTGGGTTTCGAGCTGACATCGGGCCGCCGCCCGGTGATCGTCGGCTGCGGTTCGGGGGCGAGCTTTGGTGAAAGCTGGCGCCGTGCAGGCCGTGCAACCGCCTCACACTCCACGCTCGCAGTCGAGCGCTACTCCTCGTCCCGGCTGGCCACGGCGAGCGGGCAGCGAGGCGAGTTTCTGGAGGATGTGCCGCGCCAAGTGAAGGTGGAACGCACTGCCGATGATACCGGCATCCATCTGCTGGCGGGCCATGATGGCTATAGCTCCACCCACGGCCTCACCCACATGCGGCGGCTCAACCTCGACCCGGCGGGCCGCCTCCTGTCTGGCACCGACACCCTGCGCGCCTTCACCGAAGACGCCCGCCGCGCATTCGACGCGGCGATGACGCGCATGCAGCTTCAAGGCGTGGCCTTTACCGCACATTTCCACCTGCATCCCGATGTCGACGCGACAATCGACATGGGCGGCATGGCGGTGTCGATGGCGCTGAAATCAGGCGAGATCTGGGTCTTCCGCTACACCGGCAGTGCCGAGCTGTCGCTGGAGCCTTCGGTCTACCTCGAACAGGGGCGGATCAAGCCAAGAGCGGCGCGTCAGATCGTCCTTTCTGCCAAAGTCATGGATTACGGGCACGAGATCGGCTGGACCTTGGCGAAAGCACAGGATACCCCGCTCGCCATCCGAGATACGCTCCGCGCGCCCTACGACGATGACGCCGAGGATGAGGACGCGGGGCAGGGCTGA
- a CDS encoding DNA recombination protein RmuC → MNETAPFTLRLDDPATLALLAGALIALVLLALLITTVRRAGRAAEAAGQIGTVSRAVEALAQGQHELGGRIASVSESQQNGQAQIVSAMEARLAEVQAQMADRLHQTALHSARTLNDMKEKVTETLTGSSKATTTSLTQLTERLAQIDKAQANIEKLSGDVLGLQDILSNKQTRGAFGEIQLNDIVSKALPRDSYTLQATLANGKRADCLIHLPNPPGPIVIDAKFPLEAYEQLRNAASDADKTAAARAMRTAVKAHISAISEKYIVEGETADGALMFLPSEAVYAELHANFPEVVREGFAARVWIVSPTTCMATLNTMRAVLKDARMREQAGAIRKELALLHGDVERLGTRVGNLDRHFGQAAKDIEDIKISAEKAGKRAHRLDSFDFEELAPADSGQGVPLTGPPSGSTR, encoded by the coding sequence ATGAACGAAACGGCCCCCTTCACCCTCCGGCTGGACGATCCGGCCACGCTGGCGCTGTTGGCCGGGGCCCTCATCGCCCTTGTGCTGCTGGCGCTGCTCATCACCACTGTGCGCCGTGCGGGCCGGGCCGCCGAGGCTGCCGGGCAGATTGGAACCGTGTCGCGCGCGGTAGAAGCCTTGGCGCAGGGGCAGCACGAGCTTGGCGGGCGGATCGCCTCGGTGTCTGAAAGCCAGCAAAACGGGCAGGCTCAGATCGTCTCTGCCATGGAGGCCCGGCTGGCCGAGGTGCAGGCACAGATGGCCGACCGGTTGCATCAGACGGCGCTGCATTCAGCACGCACTCTCAACGATATGAAGGAGAAGGTGACCGAGACCCTCACCGGCTCTTCCAAGGCCACCACCACCTCGCTGACCCAATTGACCGAGCGGCTGGCGCAGATCGACAAGGCGCAGGCGAATATCGAGAAGCTCTCTGGCGATGTGCTGGGGTTGCAGGACATTCTCTCCAACAAGCAGACCCGGGGTGCCTTTGGGGAGATTCAGCTGAACGATATCGTCTCCAAGGCGCTCCCCCGCGACAGCTACACGCTGCAGGCCACTCTGGCGAACGGCAAGCGGGCGGATTGCCTGATTCACCTGCCGAACCCGCCCGGGCCCATCGTCATTGACGCCAAGTTTCCGCTGGAGGCCTACGAACAGCTTCGCAATGCCGCGAGTGATGCAGATAAGACTGCCGCCGCCCGGGCGATGCGCACGGCGGTGAAGGCCCATATCTCCGCCATCTCCGAGAAGTACATTGTGGAAGGCGAAACCGCCGACGGGGCACTGATGTTTTTGCCGTCCGAGGCGGTTTATGCCGAGTTGCATGCCAACTTCCCCGAGGTTGTGCGCGAGGGTTTTGCCGCGCGGGTCTGGATCGTTTCACCCACCACCTGCATGGCAACGCTCAACACCATGCGGGCGGTGCTGAAGGACGCGCGGATGCGGGAGCAGGCGGGCGCGATCCGCAAGGAACTGGCGCTGCTGCATGGCGATGTTGAGCGGCTGGGCACCCGCGTTGGCAACCTTGACCGACACTTCGGGCAGGCGGCGAAAGACATCGAAGATATCAAGATCTCAGCCGAGAAGGCTGGCAAGCGGGCACATCGGCTCGACAGCTTCGATTTTGAGGAACTTGCACCGGCGGATAGCGGGCAGGGTGTCCCCCTCACTGGCCCACCTTCCGGCTCCACACGCTGA
- a CDS encoding phosphodiester glycosidase family protein — protein MTPRIKRLLAPLLALLTAAPLSAAPACRDIAHQGRAYTLCTLDAAADDIRLFHSDGGRVIGSFARLEDMLAEEGLALTFAMNAGMYHEDRRPVGLYLEEGRQTAPLVANPGPGNFGLLPNGVFCLMENRAAVVETLAYRANPPACRYASQSGPMLVLDGKLHPRFLKDSTSRHFRNGVGVAADGQTVHFVISDERVTFWEFGTLFRDALKTPNALYFDGSVSRLFAPSIGRHDTGFPLGPLVGAVVPKG, from the coding sequence ATGACGCCGCGGATTAAGCGCCTTCTGGCCCCGCTGCTTGCGCTGCTCACCGCTGCGCCGCTCTCTGCCGCGCCAGCCTGCCGCGACATCGCCCATCAGGGCCGCGCCTATACGCTTTGCACGCTGGATGCCGCGGCAGATGATATTCGCCTGTTTCACTCCGACGGCGGCAGGGTCATCGGCAGTTTCGCCCGGCTGGAAGATATGCTGGCGGAGGAGGGGCTTGCCCTGACCTTCGCGATGAACGCGGGCATGTATCACGAAGATCGCAGGCCAGTTGGCCTTTACCTCGAAGAGGGCCGCCAGACGGCGCCGCTTGTTGCCAACCCGGGGCCGGGCAACTTTGGCCTCCTGCCCAACGGCGTCTTCTGCCTGATGGAGAACCGCGCCGCCGTTGTGGAAACCCTCGCCTATCGCGCCAACCCACCCGCCTGCCGCTACGCCTCGCAATCCGGCCCGATGCTGGTGCTGGACGGCAAGCTGCACCCGCGCTTTCTGAAAGACAGCACTTCGCGGCATTTTCGCAATGGCGTGGGCGTCGCGGCGGATGGCCAGACCGTGCATTTCGTCATCTCCGACGAGCGGGTCACCTTCTGGGAGTTTGGCACCCTGTTTCGTGATGCGCTCAAAACCCCGAATGCGCTGTATTTCGACGGCTCCGTCTCGCGGCTCTTTGCCCCCTCGATCGGGCGGCATGACACCGGGTTTCCGCTCGGGCCGCTGGTGGGTGCCGTGGTGCCGAAAGGCTGA
- a CDS encoding rhodanese-like domain-containing protein, producing MKRVKDMVAEANAVVSHAPAAQVLGAHGQPGVTFVDLRDPRELDREGMIPGAFHCPRGMLEFWIDPESPYAKEQFQSGGRFVFYCASGWRSALSAKVAQEMGLEGVSHITDGFAGWKKAGGPVEERPKKG from the coding sequence ATGAAACGGGTAAAGGATATGGTGGCCGAGGCCAATGCGGTGGTGTCACACGCCCCGGCGGCACAGGTGCTGGGCGCGCATGGCCAGCCGGGCGTTACCTTCGTTGATCTGCGCGATCCGCGCGAGCTTGACCGGGAGGGGATGATCCCCGGCGCCTTCCACTGCCCGCGCGGGATGCTGGAGTTCTGGATCGACCCAGAAAGCCCTTATGCCAAGGAGCAGTTCCAAAGCGGCGGGCGCTTCGTATTTTATTGCGCGTCGGGCTGGCGCTCGGCGCTGTCGGCAAAGGTTGCGCAGGAGATGGGGCTAGAGGGCGTGAGCCACATCACCGACGGTTTCGCAGGCTGGAAAAAAGCGGGCGGGCCGGTTGAGGAGCGCCCCAAGAAGGGCTGA
- a CDS encoding SDR family oxidoreductase, with product MIEWQGKRYWIIGAGSALGRALADQLSRVGAELVLTSAEPEAMEKLAEMLPGKASAMTADVSDAEAMSVAAKDVGAVDGVIYLPDGQGGHGARTWDTAAIKKVIDRNLDGALNTVGAVLPGMVEADKGHLLLVAGLSAYRGLPGEIGYGTSMAAVMHLAEELYAELRNSGVQVQLACPGHVIEPEPTAEGDTPAALPPSVMTSEAAARELFEHMNDDVFQRSFPTMRGWVVRLSQLMPNWLYYRLFRSQL from the coding sequence ATGATCGAATGGCAGGGTAAACGGTATTGGATTATTGGTGCAGGCTCCGCGCTTGGCCGGGCTCTGGCCGATCAACTCTCTCGTGTGGGCGCCGAACTGGTGCTGACCAGCGCCGAGCCCGAAGCCATGGAAAAGCTGGCCGAGATGCTACCCGGCAAGGCCTCGGCGATGACGGCCGACGTCTCGGATGCTGAAGCCATGAGCGTGGCCGCGAAGGATGTTGGCGCTGTTGATGGCGTGATTTACCTGCCCGATGGCCAGGGCGGCCATGGGGCCCGCACGTGGGACACTGCCGCGATCAAGAAGGTGATCGACCGTAATCTCGATGGCGCGTTGAACACCGTTGGCGCGGTGCTGCCCGGCATGGTGGAGGCCGACAAGGGCCACCTGCTGCTGGTCGCTGGCCTCTCAGCCTACCGTGGGCTGCCCGGAGAAATCGGCTATGGCACCTCGATGGCTGCGGTGATGCACCTTGCCGAAGAACTCTATGCCGAGCTGCGCAACTCCGGCGTTCAGGTGCAGCTGGCCTGCCCGGGCCACGTGATTGAGCCCGAGCCGACCGCAGAGGGAGACACCCCCGCCGCCCTGCCCCCCTCGGTGATGACCTCGGAGGCCGCCGCGCGGGAGCTCTTTGAGCATATGAACGATGATGTCTTCCAGCGGAGCTTCCCAACGATGCGGGGCTGGGTTGTGCGGTTGTCGCAGCTGATGCCCAACTGGCTCTACTACCGCCTGTTCCGCTCGCAGCTCTGA
- a CDS encoding RsmB/NOP family class I SAM-dependent RNA methyltransferase, with product MADAARELALSFIKGVLAQRIMMSDLVAATQAPPEVLARAQRLAGATLRNIGPADAALKPYLKKAPPAPVRDVLRLATVELLALGEAAHGVVSEAVSLTRQASPRATGMANAVLRKVSQEGQAAFDAAPPTRLSNWLRGRLGAAYGNAVVAQIEAAHGVGAPLDLTAKGDAAALAEATGGTLLPTGSVRITGPVQVTALPGFAEGTFWVQDAAAALPAKLLNAQPGERVLDLCAAPGGKTMQLAAAGADVVALDLSARRLGRVEENLSRTGLAAQLVSGDVLKWEPEEQFDAILLDAPCSATGTIRRHPDLPHVKDGKGLKELFALQAAMLERAMNWLKPGGRLVYCTCSLLPEEGEAQVAGLNPVRPEAEWIEDGWRAGNSLRLRPDFWSERGGMDGFFIAVLHKQ from the coding sequence ATGGCCGATGCGGCGCGGGAGCTGGCACTTTCATTCATCAAGGGCGTTCTGGCGCAGCGGATCATGATGTCGGATCTTGTGGCGGCTACGCAGGCGCCGCCTGAGGTGCTGGCGCGTGCGCAGCGGCTGGCCGGTGCTACCCTGCGCAATATTGGCCCGGCCGATGCGGCCCTGAAGCCCTACCTCAAAAAAGCACCGCCCGCGCCCGTGCGCGATGTGCTGCGGCTGGCCACGGTGGAACTTCTGGCGCTGGGCGAGGCGGCGCACGGGGTGGTGAGCGAGGCGGTGAGCCTGACCCGGCAGGCCAGCCCACGCGCGACTGGCATGGCCAATGCAGTGCTGCGCAAGGTGTCGCAAGAGGGTCAGGCGGCCTTCGATGCCGCGCCGCCCACACGCCTGTCAAACTGGCTGCGCGGGCGGCTGGGGGCGGCCTATGGCAATGCCGTGGTGGCGCAGATTGAAGCCGCCCACGGTGTAGGCGCGCCGCTGGACCTGACGGCAAAGGGCGATGCGGCGGCGCTGGCCGAGGCGACGGGCGGCACGCTGCTGCCCACGGGATCCGTCCGGATCACCGGGCCCGTGCAGGTAACCGCGCTGCCGGGGTTCGCAGAGGGTACCTTCTGGGTGCAAGACGCCGCCGCAGCCCTGCCGGCCAAACTGCTGAACGCCCAGCCGGGCGAGCGGGTGCTCGATCTCTGCGCCGCGCCCGGCGGCAAGACCATGCAGCTCGCGGCGGCAGGTGCAGATGTGGTGGCGCTGGATCTTTCAGCGCGGCGGCTCGGCCGGGTGGAAGAGAATCTTTCGCGTACCGGCCTCGCCGCGCAGCTTGTGTCGGGCGATGTGCTGAAATGGGAGCCGGAGGAGCAGTTTGACGCAATTCTGCTCGACGCGCCCTGCTCGGCCACCGGCACCATCCGCCGCCACCCCGATCTGCCCCATGTGAAGGATGGCAAGGGCCTCAAGGAGTTGTTCGCGCTTCAGGCGGCGATGCTGGAGCGGGCGATGAACTGGCTGAAGCCCGGCGGGCGGCTGGTCTACTGCACCTGCTCGCTCTTGCCCGAAGAGGGAGAGGCGCAGGTGGCCGGCCTCAACCCCGTCCGGCCCGAGGCGGAGTGGATCGAAGATGGCTGGCGCGCGGGCAACAGCCTGCGGCTCAGGCCGGATTTCTGGAGCGAGCGCGGCGGGATGGACGGGTTCTTCATCGCGGTTTTGCACAAGCAATAG
- a CDS encoding DUF3775 domain-containing protein, whose translation MLDISMQKIVRVIALAREYGSDGVSTRSYIAELNEDEQSSLVALMWVGRGSYDADDIEEARRMAVAEKTTPTETYLGGEPQLADMLEDGLDALDINVAEAEDHLRERP comes from the coding sequence ATGCTCGATATATCCATGCAGAAGATCGTCCGGGTCATCGCGCTTGCGCGGGAATACGGCAGCGACGGTGTTTCAACCCGCAGCTACATCGCTGAGCTGAACGAGGACGAGCAATCGAGCCTCGTGGCGCTGATGTGGGTGGGGCGCGGCAGCTATGATGCGGATGACATCGAAGAGGCGCGCCGTATGGCGGTGGCCGAGAAGACCACGCCGACCGAAACCTATCTTGGCGGCGAGCCGCAGCTTGCCGATATGCTGGAAGACGGGTTGGATGCGCTTGATATTAACGTGGCTGAGGCCGAGGACCATTTGCGCGAGCGGCCCTGA
- the rbfA gene encoding 30S ribosome-binding factor RbfA — protein sequence MAKNKFHEGSGPSQRQLRVGETIRRALAQVLQRGEVHDDDLGRISITVSEVRCSPDLKVATAYVMPLGGFHAQEALEALRRNRSELRRAVNKSLALKFSPELRFQLDETFDRMDDTRRMFSEERVRRDIEADEDDDAAD from the coding sequence ATGGCGAAGAACAAGTTTCATGAAGGGTCCGGCCCCTCGCAGCGTCAGCTCCGCGTGGGTGAAACCATTCGGCGGGCGTTGGCACAGGTGCTTCAGCGCGGCGAGGTGCATGACGATGACCTCGGGCGAATCTCGATCACCGTCAGCGAAGTGCGCTGCTCCCCCGATCTGAAAGTGGCCACAGCCTATGTGATGCCGCTTGGCGGCTTTCATGCCCAAGAGGCGTTGGAGGCCCTGCGCCGCAACCGCTCGGAGCTGCGCCGCGCCGTCAACAAATCGCTGGCGCTCAAGTTTTCGCCCGAGTTGCGCTTTCAGCTCGATGAAACCTTCGATCGGATGGATGACACCCGGCGGATGTTTTCGGAAGAGCGTGTGCGGCGCGACATCGAAGCCGATGAAGATGATGACGCCGCGGATTAA
- a CDS encoding DUF1674 domain-containing protein, with product MADRPETKKDLPPEAQRALAEAEERRKAAKADELPKELGGRDGPEPVRYGDWEKKGLAIDF from the coding sequence ATGGCCGACCGTCCCGAGACCAAGAAAGACCTGCCCCCTGAGGCCCAGCGCGCGTTGGCCGAGGCAGAAGAGCGCCGCAAGGCCGCGAAGGCCGATGAGCTACCGAAGGAACTCGGAGGCCGCGACGGCCCCGAACCGGTGCGCTATGGCGACTGGGAGAAAAAAGGGTTGGCGATCGACTTCTGA